Proteins found in one Carcharodon carcharias isolate sCarCar2 chromosome 8, sCarCar2.pri, whole genome shotgun sequence genomic segment:
- the LOC121281231 gene encoding torsin-1A-like: protein MELVKWEARLWLLCFSLFPRFLCWEVTFPFRSMYCQLSDSCDCAFQFKIDSLELDLCRHVYGQHLAKEVIVNAIKQFMENRAPVKPLVLSFHGWSGTGKSYVTSLLIRNLYRDGMKSYYVHQFVPTLHFPHASQIRTYKEQLKSWISGNLSDCSRSVFIFDEMDKMHPGLIDAIKPYLGHSHVMYGTNYRKAIFIFVSNAGGEQINQLVLDFWRNRKDREEIRLEDLESEISRAVFNNKHSGFWNSDIINEELVDYFVPFLPMKLKHVKECVRSEMVSRGIKPRDDIIAEVANSMNFIPENEKLFSQTGCKTVSARLDFSL from the exons ATGGAGCTGGTGAAATGGGAGGCTCGGCTTTGGCTcctttgtttttccctctttccCAGGTTTTTGTGCTGGGAGGTCACTTTCCCCTTTCGATCTATGTACTGTCAGCTATCAGACTCCTGCGACTGCGCCTTCCAGTTTAAGATCGACA GCCTGGAACTGGATCTTTGTCGCCATGTGTATGGACAGCACTTGGCCAAAGAAGTGATCGTCAATGCCATTAAACAGTTTATGGAGAACCGCGCTCCAGTGAAGCCCCTCGTATTATCGTTTCATGGCTGGTCAGGAACCGGGAAAAGCTACGTCACCTCATTGTTAATAAGAAACTTGTACCGGGATGGGATGAAAAGCTATTACGTGCACCAGTTTGTACCCACCTTGCACTTTCCTCATGCCAGCCAGATCAGGACATACAAA GAGCAGTTGAAAAGTTGGATCAGTGGTAACCTGAGTGACTGCAGCAGATCAGTGTTCATATTTGATGAAATGGATAAAATGCACCCAGGCTTAATTGATGCAATCAAGCCCTACTTAGGACATTCACATGTTATGTATGGAACGAATTACCGAAAGGCGATATTTATTTTTGTAAG CAATGCCGGAGGCGAGCAGATAAACCAGTTGGTGCTAGATTTTTGGAGGAATCGAAAGGATAGGGAGGAAATTAGATTGGAGGATTTGGAGTCCGAAATATCCAGGGCAGTTTTCAATAACAAACACA GTGGGTTCTGGAATTCTGACATTATAAATGAAGAGCTGGTCGATTATTTTGTACCATTTCTACCCATGAAGCTCAAACATGTCAAGGAATGTGTGAGAAGTGAAATGGTCTCCAGGGGCATAAAACCTAGAGATGATATAATCGCAGAAGTGGCCAATTCCATGAACTTTATCCCAGAGAATGAGAAATTATTTTCTCAAACAGGCTGCAAAACTGTGTCTGCCAGATTGGACTTTTCCTTGTAA